Proteins found in one Channa argus isolate prfri chromosome 7, Channa argus male v1.0, whole genome shotgun sequence genomic segment:
- the mindy3 gene encoding ubiquitin carboxyl-terminal hydrolase MINDY-3 isoform X1, with the protein MSELNKEVVDLVWGRPPSGGVSTSIFRRWTQGFVFSENEHTALEQLEGGPCAVIAPVQAFLLKNILFNRESSDWRRASEEDRKRALCCTLSEILESACPGPSIGFCLVTWAKGQGPHTGTHTNTQSQTQDTPEPESSQPEQEQQPTALAAEDLGFERFHSVLQKRTVMSVSDLREEVLSLYHTWRGCCGVLLFLYSVILTKGIENIRNEIQDTLEPLIDPVHGHGSQSLVNLLVTGHAVSNVWDGDRECSGMKLHGIHKQASVGFLTLMESLRYCKVGAFLKSPKFPIWILGSETHLSVFFTKEMSLVGPESPSEQARRVFQSFDPEDNGFIPESLLEDVMKALDLVSEPEYVSLVKGKLDPESLGIILLGPFLLEFFPDQDSGIPDSFPIYHYNGLKQSNHNERVEYVEGTALVLGFEDPMVRTDDTPVKRCLQTKWPYIELLWSANHSPSLN; encoded by the exons ATGTCGGAGTTAAATAAAGAGGTTGTGGATTTGGTTTGGGGGAGACCTCCTAGTGGAGGGGTGTCCACCTCCATTTTCCGTAGATGGACCCAAG GATTTGTTTTTAGTGAGAATGAGCACACAGCACTGGAGCAGCTTGAAGGAGGGCCATGTGCTGTTATTGCACCTGTCCAG GCATTCCTTTTGAAGAACATTCTCTTTAACAGAGAAAGTTCTGACTGGAGACGGGCGTCAG AGGAGGACCGGAAGAGAGCCCTGTGTTGCACGCTTAGTGAAATTCTGGAGTCTGCCTGCCCTGGCCCCTCCATAGGCTTCTGCCTGGTGACCTGGGCAAAAGGACAGGGTCCACACACTggcacacatacaaatacacagtcACAAACACAGGACACACCAGAGCCAGAGAGCAGCCAGCCAGAACAGGAGCAGCAACCAA CTGCTTTGGCTGCTGAAGACCTTGGCTTTGAGCGATTTCACAGTGTTCTCCA AAAGCGGACTGTAATGTCAGTGTCTGATCTCAGAGAAGAGGTGCTGTCTCTGTATCACACCTGGAGGGGGTGCTGTGGAGTCTTGCTTTTCCTCTACTCAGTCATCCTTACCAAG GGCATAGAGAACATACGAAATGAAATTCAGGATACGTTGGAGCCTCTCATAGATCCTGTGCATGGCCACGGCAG TCAGAGCCTGGTTAACCTCCTTGTAACTGGTCACGCTGTATCTAATGTCTGGGATGGCGACAGGGAGTGTTCTGGCATGA AACTACATGGTATTCATAAACAGGCATCGGTTGGCTTCCTCACACTCATGGAATCACTGCGCTACTGTAAG GTTGGGGCATTCCTCAAGTCTCCGAAGTTCCCTATTTGGATCCTTGGCAGTGAAACTcacctctctgtgttttttaccAAG GAGATGTCCCTGGTAGGCCCGGAGTCTCCATCAGAACAGGCAAGGAGAGTCTTCCAGTCATTTGACCCTGAAG ATAATGGCTTCATCCCAGAGTCTCTGCTGGAAGATGTGATGAAAGCGCTTGACCTTGTCTCAGAGCCTGAGTA TGTCAGTCTGGTGAAAGGTAAGCTGGATCCAGAGAGTTTGGGCATAATTCTTCTGGGGCCATTCCTATTGGAGTTCTTCCCTGATCAG GATTCAGGAATCCCTGACTCATTTCCCATCTACCACTACAATGGCCTCAAACAGTCAAACCACAACGAGAGG gtgGAGTATGTGGAAGGGACAGCTTTGGTGCTAGGTTTTGAGGACCCCATGGTTCGGACAGACGACACCCCAGTCAAGCGCTGCCTACAAACTAAGTGGCCCTACATTGAGCTGTTGTGGTCCGCCAATCACTCACCATCACTTAACTAG
- the mindy3 gene encoding ubiquitin carboxyl-terminal hydrolase MINDY-3 isoform X2, giving the protein MDPSENEHTALEQLEGGPCAVIAPVQAFLLKNILFNRESSDWRRASEEDRKRALCCTLSEILESACPGPSIGFCLVTWAKGQGPHTGTHTNTQSQTQDTPEPESSQPEQEQQPTALAAEDLGFERFHSVLQKRTVMSVSDLREEVLSLYHTWRGCCGVLLFLYSVILTKGIENIRNEIQDTLEPLIDPVHGHGSQSLVNLLVTGHAVSNVWDGDRECSGMKLHGIHKQASVGFLTLMESLRYCKVGAFLKSPKFPIWILGSETHLSVFFTKEMSLVGPESPSEQARRVFQSFDPEDNGFIPESLLEDVMKALDLVSEPEYVSLVKGKLDPESLGIILLGPFLLEFFPDQDSGIPDSFPIYHYNGLKQSNHNERVEYVEGTALVLGFEDPMVRTDDTPVKRCLQTKWPYIELLWSANHSPSLN; this is encoded by the exons ATGGACCCAAG TGAGAATGAGCACACAGCACTGGAGCAGCTTGAAGGAGGGCCATGTGCTGTTATTGCACCTGTCCAG GCATTCCTTTTGAAGAACATTCTCTTTAACAGAGAAAGTTCTGACTGGAGACGGGCGTCAG AGGAGGACCGGAAGAGAGCCCTGTGTTGCACGCTTAGTGAAATTCTGGAGTCTGCCTGCCCTGGCCCCTCCATAGGCTTCTGCCTGGTGACCTGGGCAAAAGGACAGGGTCCACACACTggcacacatacaaatacacagtcACAAACACAGGACACACCAGAGCCAGAGAGCAGCCAGCCAGAACAGGAGCAGCAACCAA CTGCTTTGGCTGCTGAAGACCTTGGCTTTGAGCGATTTCACAGTGTTCTCCA AAAGCGGACTGTAATGTCAGTGTCTGATCTCAGAGAAGAGGTGCTGTCTCTGTATCACACCTGGAGGGGGTGCTGTGGAGTCTTGCTTTTCCTCTACTCAGTCATCCTTACCAAG GGCATAGAGAACATACGAAATGAAATTCAGGATACGTTGGAGCCTCTCATAGATCCTGTGCATGGCCACGGCAG TCAGAGCCTGGTTAACCTCCTTGTAACTGGTCACGCTGTATCTAATGTCTGGGATGGCGACAGGGAGTGTTCTGGCATGA AACTACATGGTATTCATAAACAGGCATCGGTTGGCTTCCTCACACTCATGGAATCACTGCGCTACTGTAAG GTTGGGGCATTCCTCAAGTCTCCGAAGTTCCCTATTTGGATCCTTGGCAGTGAAACTcacctctctgtgttttttaccAAG GAGATGTCCCTGGTAGGCCCGGAGTCTCCATCAGAACAGGCAAGGAGAGTCTTCCAGTCATTTGACCCTGAAG ATAATGGCTTCATCCCAGAGTCTCTGCTGGAAGATGTGATGAAAGCGCTTGACCTTGTCTCAGAGCCTGAGTA TGTCAGTCTGGTGAAAGGTAAGCTGGATCCAGAGAGTTTGGGCATAATTCTTCTGGGGCCATTCCTATTGGAGTTCTTCCCTGATCAG GATTCAGGAATCCCTGACTCATTTCCCATCTACCACTACAATGGCCTCAAACAGTCAAACCACAACGAGAGG gtgGAGTATGTGGAAGGGACAGCTTTGGTGCTAGGTTTTGAGGACCCCATGGTTCGGACAGACGACACCCCAGTCAAGCGCTGCCTACAAACTAAGTGGCCCTACATTGAGCTGTTGTGGTCCGCCAATCACTCACCATCACTTAACTAG